A stretch of DNA from Lodderomyces elongisporus chromosome 4, complete sequence:
TTAATCTCATGTCTGAGTGTTGAGAGTTGACTATTTGAGTGTTTTGGGTAATGGTGTCATCGTTCATATCACTGACTTGTGGGCCATTTGAAATGTTTGCTTTTGGAAGCGTCGAGGGCATCTTGTTgacaaattgttttttctgtAGTATTAGTTTGTGAAACTCAATGAGAATTACTGAAATAGTTAAAGTGCAAGTTTGGgctagaagaagaaaaatgtaAAGTAGAGGGTAATGAGAATATTTTCAGTTCGagacaaaaccaaaaaaatggaatttaagcttatatatatatatatatataatccCCTTTTGACCAACGATGGTTGTATAACCTATTTTGCTTTCATTTCAATTATTGGCAATTCCGAGTATGCATCACATATTATATACATGTAAAGAGAATTATATTTCTCTTCACTGTCAATGAACAAAACATTGATTCtttcaacaataaaaaataaaaataaaataaaataaaaaaaataaaaaataaaaataaaataaataaaataaaaaataaaataaaaaattaatgaaTGTAATAGTTGGAAACTGAATAATTGATTCTCCGAATTGtggggaaaaaaataggtGGGGGGGAGGAGGTGCCAGTCGCAAATTGCATGGGTATATACAAGCATTGTAGAGGTACAAAGTTTGTTGCTTAGTatttgaatgatttgaGAGTGGCCTGATCATGTTATGGGAATTTGCATCTATcactttatttatttcttacTCTGTTTTAGttaagggaaaagaaataatgCACGATTAGTGGAAAGAGAAGCGGATATAGTATTTGGAAAGCAAACAAAGAGTGTGTttactttgaaaaaaggaacCAAACTGTAATAAACAATAGCTTGATTTCTAATTcatatactttttttatatttgcCTCAAAACCATACATCcatgtatatattaaaGCCTGTATTGAGAGCTGGATGGTCGGAACAACAGTCATAAAAATGGTTTGAGGTGCAAAGGGGGAAGGCCTGGGAGAGaagtaaagaagaaaaaaatataaattgaAAGGTTCATGAACATTGTTGAACACAaacaatgaaaattttAGAAATTGTAATTTGAGCAAAGCTGGCTTTAActatatattttgttttcccaATTCTCTACTTACCTAGTCTCACCTAGGgcttattcttttgtttacatattattgttgtattttttttgagcttcttttctgttctATTCCATAAAAACTTTCTCTACAcctttccttctctcttgaccccccccccccctcctcctccGCCGCCGCACcaatctctttttgttttaaccttcgtatttttttcttttttttttccctctatTTTAAAGTCACTTTTGCTTTGAAAATATCTTATTTTTATACTTCAGCAAGTGGGTTTTGACCGCTAATAGTTTTAAgcggaaaagaaaaatggcTTTACTTTAAAAAGCAAATAACAAATACTATATAGAATAATGAAATATACAGCATAATAAATGCTTTCAATTTGCATACAGAGATCCATGTGTATACCCCCAAAAAAGTCAGATCGTCACGAAACGGTCACACTGGATTCATCTTTCTGTCTCCTGACTTTGTCCAATttagaagaaataaaaaaaggaaaaaaaaaatggggttgtttttttcataaCGATGATTCACTCTAAATTGCCTACTTGCGATTCTCATTAGAGATTGAGTCTTGCATTGGTGTTTTTGAAACCTAGTGAGTATTTTCTTAGCTCTGGAAAAACATTCTTCCTGGCGAGTTTTTGATATCTTTATACACGACTTGAACATGTTTACGGATCTCGGTCCGTATCTTCCAcacatttctttttgttttttttttttcgggGAAGAGGGGAGGGCATGTCTAATTCTCTCCCCCACTCTCTCTTTATAAGTCAAGCACTTGTGTCGcgaattgttttttgttttttgttttttttattaaaaaataaaaaaaaaactactATATGTTTTTGTGAGGACGAGGACGAGGGGACGGAGGGGACGGAGGGGAgagtggaaaaaaaatggaagagaaataaaaaaaaccttTTCCGTCACAATTCCGTTGtatatctttttgtttttaaaaaaaaaagctttcATAAAATATGTAGACATTTCCACATCTAAttccacacacacacacacacacacaccccttgttttctcttttttttatgttttaattcttctttttcgtctGTGGCTTCTTGACATTATTTTGGATTTCCAAATTACTAATCTATATATCAGAATTTTTACAATACAGTAAATAGTTAACTACATccacatatacatatacatacgcatatatataaacatataTGTACTTGTATGAATTTGCTAAAACCTCACACAAGATTATTTAGGCTTATTTGCTCTTCAACAACTTCAATTGGCAGACTAAAATACACAACCATATCAACATCTCGAGCAACTATGACTCAAACAGAAGAGCCAAAAAGATTTGGGCTTGAGAGCCAAGTCAAAAGGAATCCACATGCTGATTTCGGCAAAGTTGAAAGTTCTAGACCTAAATTCGATTCTAGTATAGAATGGGCGTATACTCAGATTCCAGAAAAGGACTGGGTTGCTGGTTCTGGCGCAAATGATAATGAGTGGAAAAGCCATAAGAAGATTGAGATTGACCCATTTGGAGAAGGTAGAAACCCAGTAGATAATTACAAGACATTGATCAGTGCTGTGGTTCCTAGACCTATTGGTTTTGTTTCGACGATTTCTTCGGATGGAGTACGTAATTTGGCACCTTTTTCTTACTTCACTTTGGTGAACCATGACCCACCTATATTCACCATTGGCTTTTCTGGAGGCAGGGGCAACCCAAAGGATACATGCAAGAACATATTGGACACTGAGGAGTGCACAATCAATATTATTAGCGAATGGTTTGTTGAAGCGGCAAACTACTGTGCCATCAACAGTCCCATCGATGTTGACGAATGGAAATTATCTGGTTTAACACCCTTGGAGTCTACCAAAGTCAAGCCACAGCATGTGGCAGAATCTGCATTTTCAGTCGAAGGTAAATTAATAGCGTCGCATGAATGGAAGTCAAAGAGCGATCCCACAAGAGCAACAGGTACTCTCTGCATTATTGAAGGTGTCAATTTCCATGTTAGAGAAGACGTCATAAACAAGGAGTTGAATAATATCGACATATCAAAGTTGAAGCCCGTTAGCAGATTGGGCGGGATCACGTATGCTAGAACGGTCCATGGTTATGAGAAACCCAGACCCGACTTTGATAAGgaagttgcaaaagatgAGGTGAAACAATTGTTGGAGTAAGCGAGATTTGACTGTtcagtatatatatatatatattagaTTCACTAGTATTTACCAAATTTATTATAACACAGACAAATTTGATATAGTACAGTCAAGTTTTTCTATATAACAACGATGGCTCTgatctaaaaaaaaaaaaaaaaaaaaaaaacaggaaaaagatagggagaaaaagagaagaaaaaaaaaggaaaaagatagaaaagaagacaaaCGATACAGGTATTCACATTAACTCAATTCATAATTTATGTTCCAAGTCTTTTATTATCAGATTTATCAACATTGTCAATTTTGTTACTTTTGGATtcaaattaatttttttgttttttcagGTGCGCTGCCTTTGCTTCGATTTGCGCTTATCGGCCATAGATCGCATTTTCCGTCCACGCTTGtgtattgttttcttttgctttgtaaAAACCTCACCTATATGCCGCCCTTGCTCTCTGGTACATATTAGTGTTGACTACGAGAGGAGAGAGAGGAGAGTGGAGAAGTAGTCCTACTATAAGTTAGTAGTTGTAtcatgaaaatgaagaatatAGTACCAATTTcttctgttcttttcttttttttttcaactgaTTAGTCTTTTGCTTGCAAATTGATTtctgaaaaaaataggatAATACAAAGGTGATGATTCTATAATATGTTTAAAAGCCGCTTctaaaaaaacacaaaacgAACATcattaatttctttttttttttttctcaaaagttttttttttctgttttttttttaatttttaatttttttttttaaattttttcaaaacttcaAAAAGGTTACCCATCTCATTATAACTCATCGGTCAATAATACCATTACTATCCAGATGTCATCAGAAgatcaaattgaaaactcGAGTCTTGAAGAGCTCAGAGATATCCTTATAAACAAGTCTGGCTCTGTCCCACTTGCACATAGATTCCGTGCCTTATTCAGTCTAAAGTCTATTGGTTCTGATAATTCTAATCCTGAGCAAGCACACAAAGCCATTGAGTACATTGCCGAATCATTTCGTGACAACTCGGAGCTTTTGAAACATGAAGTTGCTTACGTTTTAGGACAAACCCACGATTTACACGCTGCATCATACTTGCGCGATGTGTTGACAGATGATAACCAACAAGTTATGGTTAGACACGAAGCAGCAGAGGCATTGGGTGCTTTGGGTGACAAGGATTCATTGGACTTGCTTCAAAAGTATTTTGTAAACGATCCTTCTTTGGAAATTAGACAGACTTGTGAGCTAGCAATTGAGAGAATTAAATGGGAGAACTCTGAATCtgcaaagaaagagaatttGGAGAAATCTCTTTACGAATCGATCGACCCTGCGCCACCTTTGGCAACTGATGCAACTAATTCGTCCAAGATTGACAAGTTGCAGAGTATATTAAACGATCAAGAAAAGCCTTTATTTGAAAGATATAGGGCAATGTTTAGATTAAGAGATATTGGAACCGATGAAGCATGTTTGGCATTGGCCACCGGGTTCGATGACCCTAGTGCATTGTTCAAGCATGAAGTTGCTTACGTGTTTGGTCAACTATGCAACCCAGTGACTGTTCCTTCTTTGATTAAGATTTTGAAGGATGAGTCTGAAGCCGGTATGGTGAGGCACGAAGCGGCTGAGGCCTTGGGAAGTATTGCCACTGATGAGTGTTTACCAGTGTTGAGATCCTTCCTTAACGATAAGGAGCAAGTGGTCAGAGATTCTGCCATTGTTGCCCTTGACATGTATGAATATGAAAACTCAGGTCAATTAGAGTACGCTACGGTGCAGTAGTCTATATGAAGTAGagcaagaaagaaataaaataaagtaaagtaaaattatgtaaaagtaaataaataaagagagagacGTAGAGAGATAGGGAGACAGAGAGAGGCAAAAGCGTTATAAATGcaactttttattttatgcTCAGCACTTTAGATCGTTTTCAGTTTCAAACATAGTCTATAATTTGTATTAGTTCTTGTCTCATTTATTATGTCTTcactttgttctttttcttctttttcttcatcttttttttcctctacTCCTCctaattttcttcttctggtTTAGTTTTCTTCTGTTCTCATTAATTATTGGTTCTAAATCGGTATCCACATTCTGTACAGGTGTAGAAAACTGTAGCACCTTCATCAGCAGATCGAAGTTGCAATGTATGATACTGCATTTCTTCGTTGCCACATTTAGGACATTTCTCTTTAATGGTGGCACCTTCATCCAATTCATCTTTCTTCAAACTCGTTTTGACAACTGATCTGGCCAGTTTCAACTTGGAAGGAAATGCATCGTCGGCACTCTTCGTCACCACCTTCAAATTGGCAAATTGTGATTTAGGGTATGATGCCAGACATATGTTGCACTGAATATCGGAACTTGCACTATGTGAGTCAAGTAAGTCTCCGCAATAAGAGCAGAATATGAGCGATCCAACAACTGACATGGTGTATGATGTAGTGAATGACTGGTGGGAAGATTTGGTGTAGATATATTCGATGAGATGATACTGCACTTGTTCGCGGCtctataaatttttttgtgaaATTTTTAAgggaaatagaaagaaaaaaaaaatgtatgtTAGTCGAGAGATGGTGAGAAATGGTGAGAAACAATGATGCTAAGTTTACTATGAACGCTGGtttatgtatgtatacatatatgaaTTTGTTTAATTGTTACATATTCCTGATTAGAATTACAAAAATGGTTCCTACGATTCAAGAATGTAAGTGACTACTTAAATTGTTTAGTAGGATTCTTCCGAAATTTCCTTTACGTCTAAATGGTACTTAAAGCAAGCAAACCTATAGTTTGTGTGTACAATAGAGTACAAAGTTTGCTTTAGCACAAGATTcattaaaaaacaaacctCCTTTCTGAATAAGAATCATGATTAGAATCATAAAAGATAGACTTGCTTCATCAATACTTAAATAGGAGAGCCAACTCCTAGTCTGCAAGGTACATGCTCCATTTCGTTACACTGTATCGCAcctccccctccccctTTTCCTTAACGCGTAAAAGAATGTTCAGGAAGGTTTCTTCCTCTCCATGTTTGTGTGTAAAAgtgcgtgtgtgtgtttttgtACACATCTCTCtatctctttctctctctctctttctttctctctattttttcttcctcctttCTTTCACATTTACACTCAGCATCACTTtgtgaaaaggaaaaaaaaaaaactcgtAGATTTCatttatctttttgtttcaaccGACAATTAGATCAACCAACACaccaaacaaacaatggCCGGCGCTCCACAGGGTATGCCTGACTTATCCAATGCGATTGTAGCACAAGATGAAATGGGAAGACCTTTTATCATTGTGCGAGATCAAGGCAAGAAACAGAGAAAACATGGTGTTGAGGCAACGAAATCACACATTTTGGCAGCAAGATCAGTTGCCAGTATTGTCAAAACTTCATTGGGTCCACGTGGACTCGATAAAATCTTGATTAGTCCAGACGGAGATATCACAATCACTAATGATGGTGCAACAATCTTGTCCCAAATGGATTTGGAAAACCAAATTGCCAAATTACTAGTTGAATTATCAAAATCACAAGACGATGAGATTGGTGATGGAACTActggtgttgttgtattGGCAAGTGCATTGTTGGATCAGGCTTTAGAGCTCATAGACAAAGGAATCCATCCGATCAAGATTGCCAATGGATTCGATGAGGCTTGTAAAGTTGCTGTTGAGCAGCTTGAAAAAGTTGCCGATGAAATGACCATTGACGACAAACTGACTCTTTTAAAAGCCGCCAAGACTTCACTAGGTTCAAAGATTGTTTCCAAAGCCCACGACCACTTTGCCCAAATGGCGGTTGATGCTGTGACTGAAGTTGCAGATTTCAAGAGAAAAGATGTCGATTTCGAATTAATcaagatggaaaagaaagtagGAGGATCCATCGAAGACTCCAAACTTATTAATGGTGTTTTATTGGAAAAAGACTGGAGTCATCCTCAAATGCCCAAGGAAGTTAGAGATTGTAAAATTGCCATTTTGACGTGTCCCTTTGAACCACCAAAGCCCAAGACAAAACACAAGTTGGATATTTCAAATGTAGAAGAGTTTAAGCTTTTGCAAGAGTACGAGCAAAAGAAGTTTCAAGAGATGATTGATCATGTGAAGGCATCGGGAGCTAATGTTGTTGCTTGTCAATGGGGTTTTGACGATGAAGCAAATCACTTACTTTTAGCAAATGGTCTCAATGCTATAAGATGGATTGGTGGACTGGAGTTGGAATTGTTGGCCATCGCCACCAATGGAAGAATTGTACCAAGATTCGAAGATTTGAGCGCTGATAAACTAGGCAAGGCCGGTGTCATTAAAGAGCTCGAGTTTGGTACAACAAAGGACCGTATGTTGGTAATTGAAGAATGTTCAAACACCAAGGCAGTAACGTGTTTTATTAGAGGTTCGAATGAGATGATTGTTGCTGAAGGTGTTAGAGCTTTACATGATTCCCTATGCGTGGTTCGTAACTTGATCAGAGATAACCGTGTTGTTTATGGAGGAGGTGCAGCAGAATTGACATGTTCCTTGGCAGTATCGGATGCCGCAGATAGACAAGTTGGGATTGACCAATATGCTTTTAGAGCATTTGCAGCAGCATTGGATACCATCCCATTGACCTTGGCAGAAAATTCCGGTTTAGATCCAATTGAGACACTTAGTAGTCTAAAGGCAAAACAAGTCCGGGAACAAAACTCGCATTTAGGAGTTGATTGTTTGGGTAAAGGTACCAATGATATGAAGAGTTTGTTTGTAATAGACCCCTTGATTGGAAAGAAACAGCAGTTGTATTTGGCCACGCAGTTGACAAGGATGATCTTGAAGATTAATGATGTTATTATTAGTGGTGCAGATGATTATTAACGGTCAGTTagagtatatatatataaacgtATTAACCAGTATTTCTGCAAACACCTACATTACCTATATAATTGTAATGAACTGAACAAAGAATCGATAAAAATTCGGTATACTCTTTAAAGATTTTCTGGTGCTCCCTGAAAACTGTGTGTGTCtctgtttgtgtgtgtgtttgggTGTTGAAAAAGTGTAAATTATGTGTTGAATTATACCAAGTGCGCGATATTTTAGATCCGACTCAAGGGAGATAAACTCGACGATCGAAATTTAATATACTAAAACTATGTCACTACACTATAGTAATAATTTATcagcttcttttccttcttcttcttcttcctcttcttcttgctaCTATTATTCTTCAAAAAGGAATACATCACacaaaaaatcaaacaaacacaagcAATATCCAACCTCAATTCTTCGGGAATATTGAAAGCAAATTGAATATTGGACTCTCAGCAAAGCAACCATATATACTCCTAAAATTCATTGAAGCTTTGCAacactaaaaaaaaaaaaaacactaacTCACTAaattacttttttgttttcacaTCCTCCTAAGAAAAAATGAGTATGGGAACACCAGCAGTTGTCATGGACAACGGTACCGGTTTGACCAAATTGGGGTTTGCAGGGAATGACTCGCcatcttttgtctttcccACTGCAATTGCTACGTCCTCGGCCTCTTCTAAAGCTGGCAAGACAGGTGCAGGAAGTAGATCGTCGAATCTCTCCTCCAAGAGGGGTTTAGACGATTTGGACTTCTTCATTGGAGATGAGGCATTGGAAGCCGCCTCTGGTCCACAATATGGATTGCATTACCCTATCAAACATGGTCAAATTGAAGACTGGGACAAAATGGAGAGATTTTGGGAGAGTTCAATCTTCCGCTACTTGCGTTGCGAGCCAGAAGAccattattttttgttaacAGAACCACCTTTGAATCCACCTGAAAATAGAGAAAGTACCGCTGAAATTATGTTTGAGAGTTTCAATTGTGCAGGATTGTACATTGCAGTTCAAGCTGTTTTGGCATTAGCTGCCTCATGGACATCCCCAAAAGTCCAGGACAGATCGTTGAGTGGAACCGTTATTGACTCTGGTGATGGTGTGACCCATGTTATCCCAGTTGCCGAAGGTTATGTTATCGGTGCCGCTATCAAAAACATCCCTTTGGCTGGAAGAGATATTACATTATTTATTCAGCAATTGTTAAGAGACAGAGGAGAGCCTGATACCAGTTTACAAACCGCTGAGAGGATTAAGCAGCAATTCTGTTATGTTTGTCCCGATATCGTTCAAGAATTTACACGTTTTGACCAATATCCGCAAGAGAAGTTTGCTCAGTATATTGTTGAATATAcggaaaaaaacagaaacaaagttgttgatgttggttATGAAAGATTTTTGGCCCCAGAGATCTTTTTCAACCCAGAGATTTGCTCTTCAGACTTTTTAACGCCACTACCGATCGTAGTTGATCAGGTGATCCAAGCATCTCCTATCGATGTGAGAAAGAAACTTTACAAGAACATTGTTTTATCAGGTGGTTCAACAATGTTTAAGGATTTTGGTAAAAGATTGCAAAGAGACTTGAAGGTGATAACCAAAGAAAGAGTTGCGATAAGCGAGAAATTGAGTGGTGTTCAAAGTAGCGGTGTGGATGTCCAAGTAATTTCACACAAGAAGCAGAGGAATGCTGTTTGGTTTGGAGGATCCTTGTTGGCACAGACTTCTGAGTTTAAAAGTTTCTGCTATACAAAGAGCGATTATGATGAATATGGTCCAAGCATTGTAAGAAACTTTTCTCTATTCTCTGTGCCATAACTTTGTATAGCTATACTCTATATTTATGATAAAAAGTATGAAGAGAATAGAAGAAtgattgaaagaaaagaaataaacaaatgtGTAAATCGTAAAAGGTAAAGTAAAggtgaaacaaaaaaaaagaaagaaaaaaaggaagaaagaaagagg
This window harbors:
- the LIA1 gene encoding deoxyhypusine hydroxylase (BUSCO:EOG09263JZO), with protein sequence MSSEDQIENSSLEELRDILINKSGSVPLAHRFRALFSLKSIGSDNSNPEQAHKAIEYIAESFRDNSELLKHEVAYVLGQTHDLHAASYLRDVLTDDNQQVMVRHEAAEALGALGDKDSLDLLQKYFVNDPSLEIRQTCELAIERIKWENSESAKKENLEKSLYESIDPAPPLATDATNSSKIDKLQSILNDQEKPLFERYRAMFRLRDIGTDEACLALATGFDDPSALFKHEVAYVFGQLCNPVTVPSLIKILKDESEAGMVRHEAAEALGSIATDECLPVLRSFLNDKEQVVRDSAIVALDMYEYENSGQLEYATVQ
- the RPA12 gene encoding DNA-directed RNA polymerase I core subunit rpa12; amino-acid sequence: MSVVGSLIFCSYCGDLLDSHSASSDIQCNICSASYPKSQFANLKVVTKSADDAFPSKLKSARSVVKTSLKKDELDEGATIKEKCPKCGNEEMQYHTLQLRSADEGATVFYTCTECGYRFRTNN
- the CCT5 gene encoding T-complex protein 1 subunit epsilon (BUSCO:EOG09261HM3), which gives rise to MAGAPQGMPDLSNAIVAQDEMGRPFIIVRDQGKKQRKHGVEATKSHILAARSVASIVKTSLGPRGLDKILISPDGDITITNDGATILSQMDLENQIAKLLVELSKSQDDEIGDGTTGVVVLASALLDQALELIDKGIHPIKIANGFDEACKVAVEQLEKVADEMTIDDKSTLLKAAKTSLGSKIVSKAHDHFAQMAVDAVTEVADFKRKDVDFELIKMEKKVGGSIEDSKLINGVLLEKDWSHPQMPKEVRDCKIAILTCPFEPPKPKTKHKLDISNVEEFKLLQEYEQKKFQEMIDHVKASGANVVACQWGFDDEANHLLLANGLNAIRWIGGSELELLAIATNGRIVPRFEDLSADKLGKAGVIKELEFGTTKDRMLVIEECSNTKAVTCFIRGSNEMIVAEGVRALHDSLCVVRNLIRDNRVVYGGGAAELTCSLAVSDAADRQVGIDQYAFRAFAAALDTIPLTLAENSGLDPIETLSSLKAKQVREQNSHLGVDCLGKGTNDMKSLFVIDPLIGKKQQLYLATQLTRMILKINDVIISGADDY
- the ARP3 gene encoding Arp2/3 complex subunit, actin nucleation center, whose protein sequence is MSMGTPAVVMDNGTGLTKLGFAGNDSPSFVFPTAIATSSASSKAGKTGAGSRSSNLSSKRGLDDLDFFIGDEALEAASGPQYGLHYPIKHGQIEDWDKMERFWESSIFRYLRCEPEDHYFLLTEPPLNPPENRESTAEIMFESFNCAGLYIAVQAVLALAASWTSPKVQDRSLSGTVIDSGDGVTHVIPVAEGYVIGAAIKNIPLAGRDITLFIQQLLRDRGEPDTSLQTAERIKQQFCYVCPDIVQEFTRFDQYPQEKFAQYIVEYTEKNRNKVVDVGYERFLAPEIFFNPEICSSDFLTPLPIVVDQVIQASPIDVRKKLYKNIVLSGGSTMFKDFGKRLQRDLKVITKERVAISEKLSGVQSSGVDVQVISHKKQRNAVWFGGSLLAQTSEFKSFCYTKSDYDEYGPSIVRNFSLFSVP